gagcttctttgggggagccagtgatctaccacagacgtccagtgatctaccagtagatgaCGCTCTACCTGTTGGAAGTGCCTGGGTTAAGGGAAATGTGTGGTGTAGGTGAATGCAGAGTTAATGCTTCTTAAGCACTGATAAGAAATCATCTCAAAGGTGTCTCGCTTATCCTATGTTCCTATAAACTGGATATGAGGGAAGGGTCTATAGATATGTGGGGGCAACACAGAGGGTGCTTTACTCTAGTGGTTTGTTTTCCTGAGATGGTTATACCATGCAATATAGCTAAGTTTGGTGTAAAATGAGTTGGACAGTTTCTGGTCCATTCTGAAACACAGCCTACAGtagccctattcaggcattctGAATTGGGCATAAGTCAGTGCATGAAGAAAGGAGAGCATGCAGTAGCTGTACCCTACCAAACCGTGTCCTTTTAGTCCTCcactgggttgttttattttttgacagACCTTTACAGCTCTAGTTTGGACAAATGATATTTTAGACCAAAACATATGTCCCTGTTTAGGAAAAATACATTGGTGGTATCCAATGTAGTAGTACCAATGGTCcaaggatttccatttgtacAACAGAAATTCCCtaccctctctctgtgtgcccctccccatatctgctgcagagggttggagATAGCCCAGAAGAGATTTGGCGGCACGCAAAAAGAGGAAGAAGGTCCATTGCACAGCCAGAAGTCCTTGTACTACTTCATTGGACCCCGCCACCAACTGTAGTTGGTTGAAAACAAGTGGATGCTTCCAGTCTCCACCTGGTAGATgagccaaaaggagagagagaatggggaacACACAAGCCTGAGACTAGTTCATGTGGCACTCTAGTTCGGTGTCATGTTCTGGCCAGTAAAATTGGAGATAGTTCATAAATGCTCCTTTGGTCTCTTCACTTAACAGTTGCAGGTTGTGTGTTGAGCTGTGTGTTGGAGTTGCTCAAATTTTGCTTGCTTCATTCTGCCTTGGCTGCAGCAAAGAGACACAAACCACAGGGCTGAATTAGCATCACATGTCATGTGATCCATTACCTGTGACTTGtttttctccaaacaaaccagaagCAGAAACCAGAGCTTGTTGCTTcccactcatggtttgtttgggggaTAGGAATGCTGGTTTGCATAGCGTGCCAAGCCTCATGACCTGTTTGTTGCAGTTGTAGGCAGGGCTAAATAGagcatgggcagttgagcagtgTGTCCAGCAATACTGCTCATTCATTGCAAGCCTTCGTTTCTCCCTGACTGTAGCTTACCAAGGTGTGCACTATTAATACTGTAGAGCAAAAACATTAATCAAGGGGCATTGTGATAAATCTCTAGACTGATTCTAAATTTTAAATACTTGATTTACATACCAAACACATTTCCTGTTTCTTACCTTTTAGCTCATCAGCCTGCTTTGGTGGTGCTTGACAACAGTGCAGAAAAATGGCTGCGAACAAGACAAAAAACCAGAGCTCTCTGGCCCTCCACAAAGTAATCATGGTTGGCAGTGGAGGTGTGGGCAAATCAGCACTTACACTTCAGTTTATGTATGATGAGGTAAGATTTGTGATCTATGTGTACATTTTAAATTACAGTGAAGTGGACCGTTATTGGATCTGCACTGAGCTGCCTTACTTTGCCTCCTTAATATGAAATAACTAAACACAACCATAGATTGgttcagaaacacacacaaaaacagttaTTCTTCAAAACCGAAATTTCTTCCTAAAAGAGTTATAACTCCATTAACTATAGCAGGGCCAATAAAACAGCTGATTTTATATTGTTGAATTCTTGCAGTTACAGCTTAGTTCAGAGATCAAGTTCCTCTTTCACAAAAACTTGGGAGGTTCAAGTAGGCTGTTCTGCTCTTATCTGTCTGAAGCACTCCAGAGAATTTGGTGTGCTATATATAAATACTTTATGATAACAATAGTCTATCAAATGTCACTTAGAGCTGTGTGTGTTCTGTGGTTCCATGCTTGTGCTGCAGAAGCACAGAATCTGACATTGGGTTGGCACCTCAAGAAAACTTCTATCTATAGAAATGACGATGGCATTGTTTGAACAATGTGAAATCTCAGAAGCTGGGGTGAGAGCTTGCAGGGAATGATGTTGGCTTTTCCCAtcacaaaaagaaacaaatattttttaaacgtTGTATTTCTTTTTGCTAAGAATCTCATATTCCAGCCCCACCCATATAAACCTTTAATGTCTTACTGCACAACTCTAATTCCATAGTGAAGGAAGCATTTTTAGCCTTGTGTCCTGTGCTCTTCAGAGTCAAAACCGCAGCCTTAAAATAGCACAACGAAAGAAAATACTTTGTATCCAAGAAGCATGATAAGATTCGATAGTTGGTTTCCAACATATTTTGCTAAGAGGACTTATAAATAGTATCTTGTCTTTCGCTTGAGACCTACATGTTGGTCACAGTTCATGTGGGTCCTCagatgttcatagaattgtagagttggaaggggccctgaggggcatttagtccaaccccctgcaatgcaggaatctcaactaaagtatgcTGGACTGCAGTTCTCATAATCCCCAGTCACCTTAGccagtaatcagggatgatgggaattgtagtccaaaaacatcggggcacccaaggttgaagaacaccaaTATAAGGTGACTTGTAAGGTAAACTATTTTGCTACATTGTTCCCAGAAGTTACTACTGATAATTTGATAACCCATCCATATTGGTCTTTGATGTCTAGTCTTCTCAACATTTAGGAATCCTTATTGTGGCATACGGGCCGAAGTTGACAAAAATCGGGTATCTGGAGTAGAGTATGGGTGCTCTACAGTTAATTACTCCTTTTATAACTCTTAGTTTGTTGAAGACTATGAACCTACGAAGGCTGATAGTTACAGAAAGAAAGTAGTTTTGGATGGTGAGGAGGTACAGATCGATATTTTGGATACAGCTGGACAAGAAGATTACGCAGCTATTCGAGACAATTACTTCCGTAGTGGAGAGGGTTTTCTCCTAGTTTTCTCCATAACTGAGCATGAATCCTTTACAGCAACAGCAGAGTTTAGGTAAGTAGTGATCTCTAGACATTATCTATAGCTTTGTATGTGGTGCATATACTGTGTGCCAAAAAAGGAGTATGGTCCAATGAGTTGAATAATATGCCAAAGTGAACATCGTTTTACAAGTGTAACTAATAGTGAAATTGATGAGGTTACCTGGGTGGAATTCATTTGACCCAGGTAACACAGAAGTTTCCTTACTTTTTGCCACTGAGAAGGGTAAAATAATCTtctttgccctgccctgccctgcctcccaGGGACCACATTTTAAGAACTTGAAAATATTGAGCCCACCTGAAGGTATAAAGGCTACGGATGAACTTTAGCAATATTTGTGTTAAGTATGTTTAGCTGTTTCTTGGGGTGAATGTTTGCAGCAGAATCTTAgttttggaagggacctcagaggtcatccagtccaacctctgccaatgcaggaaacacACTATTACAGTATCCCTGTTTGTTGGCTATCAAACATCTTCTTAAAAATGTCTAATGAAGAGAACagcggaagtctgttccactgttgaacagcttgtaCCATCAATaggttattcctaatgtttagtctttATCCCTTTCATttgtcatttgaacccattggttcatgTACTACTCTctgaagcaggcttcctcaacctcggccctccagatgttttgagactacaattcccatcatccctgctagctaaggatcatgggagttgtagacccaaaatatctggagggtcaaagttgaggaagcctgctctagagcaaacaaaagcaattttctTCATCTGTGTGTGGCAGCTCTTCATATAGTTGAAGACATCTATTTTGGCTAAACTTACCAAACTCCTTCAACTTTTCTTGGCTTTTGTCTCCAGGCCCACACTATCTCTGTCAACTTCCTTgagacactttttttttgtagTTTTCGTTGAGCGAAGAACTTTAAACCTCTATTTACTTCAGAAATGCTCCCATCATTTCTTGGCATGTGAAATAATAAATTGGTGTGCGTTTTCCATTGCACGTTTTAGACTACCGGGAAATAGCTATGATAGCCACCTCAGTTGCTTGTGTTTAATATTTTTTACTAGGGAGCAGATCCTGCGTGTAAAAGCTGAAGAGGACAAGATACCTTTACTTGTGGTGGGAAATAAATCTGACTTGGAAGACCGTCGCCAAGTGCCTGTAGAAGCGGCTAGAAGTAAAGCAGAAGAGTGGGGAGTGCAGTATGTAGAGACATCAGCAAAAACCAGAGCAAATGTAGATAAGGTAAAGTTGGTTTGGGGGCAGCAGCCTTCTAAATGTGGTTCCTGACTTGCAGTTGTGGATAAATACAAAGCAAGAAACTTCTGCCCTTTGAGGACTCCTTTTATTATGGAGAATTTGAGGGGAGTCGCCTTTAAGAACTGTAGGGCTCTCACTCGGATAGCAAGGAAACTTGCTACTTTTGTGTGAGAATACAATTTCATGTGTCTCCATTTAAACTTTTCATGTGTCCATAGGAAAAGGTTCCTATAGAATTCTTCTAGATTCCACTGTAATCCATGCATTCTGCACTAAATTTGGATTTTTAtgtaaaagtaataaaaaagAGCGTTGATTTGCTAGTCATTAAAATGCTTCATTATGGACAAAACGTAATATTCTGTAGATATCTGTTGTATCTATCTAAAACAACAGTAAAAAGGTCTATTCCTATGGTAATTTTAATTGGTCTTCTAAAGCAAACAACATATTGTATATTATTATAGGCTGAATCCCTATAtgctaaaaaaaattctgttatTAATGTGCAGTTTTTCATTTTAGGTATTCTTTGATCTAATGAGAGAGGTTAGAGCCAAGAAGATGTCGGAAAACAAAGACAAGAATGGCAAGAAGAGCAGCAAGAACAAGAAGAGCTTTAAAGAACGATGCTGCTTATTGTGATCTTTAGGAACTGTACATACAGgctgcggaattagcaagacatTTACCACTAAGGGTAGAGGACTGGATGAATGAGAAGACACCTTGATCCAATAAGCTTTTCCACTCACATAATAGCCTTTTTGAAAGTGCAAAACCTGGTTTGAAAAATTATGAAGTTCAACAAATCCATGTATACCGAAAGGGACAGTTCTTGAAAGCAACAGTCCGTGCTAAAAATATTGCCAGCAAATCTTCTTATCAGTAGTATGATCACCCTGAATTGCTCTCCTGATGTTGCTCCCAATGTTGGCACTCCCTCTACGGACTCTTCCTCAGTCTTATGCAGTGGCTAATTCTCATTGAAGTTCAACCAAAGTTACCTGCCTCTCCCATGTGACTTCAGTTTTGGTGCTCCTAATAAAGGAACAAGCCTTTAGCCattcttttaaaagggaaagtTAAGACATACTGAGATCTCTCTGGTCTCTGAAATTTGCACACAACTTTATTAAAGAAGGTTATGATGCTGTCAATGCTACCATTTTGCCAACATATTGGATGGACGCTATATAAGGACTTAGCCATTCAGAAACAAAGACTCAGTAGTGAGTTGGTGTTTGAGTCATTGCTGCAGTATTCCTGAATTGAGCCTATAATTTCGGAGCATTAGTGGTTATATTCTGGCACGCTGTATTTCCAATTTATTTCCTCCTTCATTCCAACAGCTTATTCAGGGGTAAATGGACAAGGCATCTTTCTAATGTTGAGAAATTCATAGGTTTCTCTGTCAAGTAATTCCATACTGTCTGCCCAATACTagacttgctccccccccccaaaaaaaacttgaaCATTCTATTTGTGGCATTGCAGTGAGTTTGTAAACATGTATTGAAGCTGTAGAAATTGGTGCATTTTTACTCTTTCAGTGTTTAACAAAggaatttgtttcttttttaaaaaataataattgtgaagTCCCACACTGAAATCTAGTGAGCTTCCATTCAGTCTCATTTAAATTCTGAGAGGACCATCCATGAGTAACTAACTCTGCGCATGCTCAATTGAAATTAATTGTAATTTTGCAAATCTAAGGCCCTTGTGCAGCAGAGTCCTGGGGGTTGTGCCATACAGAAGCACTTTGCTATTTAACTATGCTgggttttccttccctttctatAATGAGTTATTGCTGTCTTTGTAATTTGAAGAGTTGCATTCAAACACTCAATACTATTTTGCTAAGAGTGGGATTAAAGCAAGGGAAGTGAGTGATCTTTTCACATCTTTACAGTTGCCCCTTTAAAGTGACATCTGAGCTAATTATGTGAAGTTGCCAAAAAGCCTGACCCTTACTGTTGTTGCACAGGTTGTATTAATTCTGCTGCTGCAAAACTTTTTATATAATTACTCAATAAATCATGGGGAGAACTCTGTATTATAAAGGCAGCTAAATATACGCACTAAAAGCTTTTTTTCCTGATTTTGTCACTACTTCATGTTTAATGTTGTGGATGGAAAAGCATGTGAAGGTGAGCAGATGAGTTTTTGAAATTATTGTTTTGCAGGCACAATAGGTGAACAAGTTGGGTGTGGTCACACAGGTGATCATTATTTCATCTTACCACAAAATAAGTTCAGAATCCACCTGGGAGAGAGTTGTGCATGGGTGCTCTGATACAGCAGCAGCTTTGTAAAATCAGCTGCTGCTGATAAATATGAGAAGAGGGGGCAGCagtctggaaactgcaactaagaGTAAGTGTGTCTGGATGTTTACAAAATGCAGTTAGTGTTTCTCTTGCTTACGGGCAGAGTTTAGTTACCAAATAGGACTATGAGAGAGCTGCCAAAGTAAAGAAATCTCAATTTAAAGCTGCATacatttgcatgcaaatgaagCAGTATTAAAGTGATAAATGAACATGTTTAGCTGCATTCTTCCTATAGTTGAGATAAGGTTTTCAAGCCACTGGTATCTCTGTATGCTTCTTTTCCTGCGTGATGGCAAAACCTGTTCAACCTAGCCTCTGTACAGTGGCTGAGAACTACATTTTGGCTGCTGGTGTCATCAGGGTTAAGTCCTGCTCATGCAGCAAGTCTGATTTGCCAACATGTCATAGCTTCACCTCTCTGTGCCTCATCATTGTACCATTTCTCTCACTCTTGCAGCAAGAGGACCAAATACTGCCAGAACAGTTGATTTGATTGCAGATCAGGAGTGTTGATTGGGGAGACAGAAACCTGtttcccccaccatcaccacagtTGGGTTAGAAATGGTTCATTGGGGTGATCTTAAGAGCATATCTAGAACTTGAGGGAGAAATCCCCATTCCAGCTTACCTGTAGGGAAGGACAGCTTTTTCACCCAGCAGATCCTATTTCTTGGGCAGATTCTGTTTCTCAGAGTGGGAATGAGTTAATACATCCCTAGGTTTCATCAGCTCTGattgttccctgcctgaaatcaaTGATGTTTCCCCAGTCTTATGTAAGGACTCTCCAGAGTTGTTTACCAGGTCCAGTTCTACAATCCAGTGTTGACTGACCACCTATGCAGAGAAACAGCCAATTTACTTGGGCAAGCACGTCCCAGTCATTGATGGAAAGATAATTCAACCATGTTCTCTAGTGAATCTACCCAAgtcttttaaaagaaacaggaCGTTGACTGTGCAATGAGTCTTGGATGTGAGACTTCTGTGGATGACTTTGTTTTTAATCTCTCATAAAATCACCAGCAGCAAGTAACTGTTTCATTAATTAGTTGTGTCATATCCGTCTGGATTTACAGCCACTCTTTCTCCAAATAAAAGCGATGGAATGGtaagactatttttttaaatggttagCATTTCCTTAAATCACATTCACGGGAGGGTTCTATAGTTAACAGTGCTGTGGTTTAGAAGGAATACAGTATGGGCCTTAAATTGAAAAATTGATTGGTCTCATTGCAGAAAGGGCAGTAAGAGGGTAAGCGATGACATGATAATGTGCTTGGGTCACAGTGCTTCTTAATGTTATTGGGGGAAAGTTTTTTTCATATAAGTAAAATAACTACAATAGCAGTTGTATTGAAACAATTACATATGCTTTTAGTAGGAGGCAAGAAACAATGTTACAAAACAAATTGTCAGGGCAGATCAAATCAATAACAATGAAAATATCAAGCAAGACCAATAAGGCATAGTAACCCATCAGTGTCAATAAAGGGCAAGTGGTTCTGATATTGCTGAAGATTTGTCTCTTCCTTCCAGCATCTCATTAATCAGGAATGAAAGCCAGGCTCTAAGTAAAGATTCTTATCTAGAGATGGACCTTTTGATCTCTCGATTGTTAGGTTAGTTCAAGGCGGTCCAAAATgcatcccaagggccacatgcagcccttggggtgtttttttgacaccccccccagtccttgcactgccttcccaaagccaactaagcaaggtgctgggcttggggaaggaggtgtgagggctcttgACAGgatcctgcctccttcccaatccCTTGTTAGCACTTTTCAAGCTTTGGGAAGCCAGAGCCTTGTACCTtctcttcccaaagcccagcaccaaCGTTTCCTTTTCTTAAAGGCCAGTCACCTAATAGCTTCATTTTGCCAATGTATGCACACTTAGCAATGTGGTGCATCACAGAATCTGCCATCTTTCAGTATTGTGCAGTTGCACCCACATACACATCTGTATGTGCACATTTTGGATGTAACATCTGTCACATAGATCTAACCCAAAGGGTGGCTTCCAGTTGAGCAGAAAGACACAAAATGACTTGTGTTTTTGCACGGTCTGGGCAGAGGAGCTTGTATGTAACATTTACTAGTGACCGAGGGTGCTAATCCAGTTTaaatgtaagtgtgtgtgtgtgtgtgtttgtgtgtgtgtaaagtaacCACCAAAGTATCAATAACTAAAATTTGCATAAATGGGAAAGTGTAATCTCTTGCTATACAAAGGAACCGATTTCTCTATGCAGTACTGAAAGTCTTTTCCAGTCCCAGTAGCGACAGGAAATTACTATTTAACTAGATGCTGTTGGTTTTCTTTTGTAGTCACACACATACTAGTTGTCTGTGTCCTTTGCTAgttatgtatatatttaaaagcttAAAATCTCAGAAGCTGATTTTTATAACAGTGATACAAATCAGATAAAAGCTTTTCTTaaagattacagtcatacctcagtttaagtacgcttcagtttgagtactttcagtttaagtactctgcagacctgtctggaatggattaatccactttccattactttcaatgggaaagttcgcttcaggttaagtacggacttccagaaccaattacactcacacttcgggttaagtacgcttcaggttgagtactccgcggacccgtctggaatggattgatccactttccattacttccaatgggaaagttcgcttcaggttaagtaagcttcaggttaagtacagacttccggaaccaattgtgtacttaaactgaggtaccactgtcacTATAAAATGCCGACAGGtcaggccctaccattaggcagagtgaagtgaGTGCCTTGGGCTGAGCATGTGGTGGGTTCCCATCCATTGGAGGAcagagttgttattattatttattgaatttctatactgccctatactcgCAGATCTCAGTTGTTTGCGCCCCATAGTCTGCCCCCTAAACTAGCCTGCCGTCCTCAGATGCAGTGAAGGAAACTGACCTGTTGTCCGTGTTGAAGTAAGATGCACTTGCCAATTCCATTGGCCTCTATGTGGAATGGTGTGTGGCTGTATATATACCCcctgtttaaagcacatttgaagcacattcctccccacagagaattctgggcactgtagtttgcccctcgcAGAGTTACAGTCCCCATCAATACCACAATATCATTGGAGCATGGCAAGCCTCCAAATTCTTCAGAATTCTTTATCTGGCAAGGTGTCCcacatggaaaaaaataaagtagtacagaaaattgtttaatttatatcttgcccttccttCAAAAGGTACCTAAGTTGGCAAGCaacaaatgataaaacaatacaaacgtCAAATAGAATTCCTGTAGAGATGCAGACTGTGAAAGAGCTCAGTTCCTGGAGACTCAGTCCCCAGATGGAGACTGCAGGATTCTGGGATAAAGAAGCAATGGCTCCTCCCCATATCAGGTAAAAAAAATTTTGTAGCCAGATCTCTCCCAGACTGAAACAAAGCAAATTTCTGGGGTAAACACAGAGCAGAGTGAGGATAAATGTGACAGTCTTTAATTTAAACAAGCTGACTTCATTGTTACTACACTGTATTGTCTTCTTCTGTTCACACATGAATTCATCataatgtgtgtttaaaaaatatatcaaactTTATTCTTGACAAGGCCTGAGTAACTAACTTCTCCAGTCAGGCCACACATCTCCAGGAGCCGACCTCCTGGGTTTTAgctgttccttttaaaaaggcCAAGCACCAGGTATTTATTTGTGTAGACCACACACATCGATCTgattttggtattttatttttcctcatcATCCTCTCATTCATGTACTACCTTGCCTAATGAAAGATTTCAAGAGAACTCTATAGCTTATCCCActtctgtgacattttggttggttccAATAAAGCTTTGCCCAAC
The nucleotide sequence above comes from Zootoca vivipara chromosome 1, rZooViv1.1, whole genome shotgun sequence. Encoded proteins:
- the RALB gene encoding ras-related protein Ral-B, with the translated sequence MAANKTKNQSSLALHKVIMVGSGGVGKSALTLQFMYDEFVEDYEPTKADSYRKKVVLDGEEVQIDILDTAGQEDYAAIRDNYFRSGEGFLLVFSITEHESFTATAEFREQILRVKAEEDKIPLLVVGNKSDLEDRRQVPVEAARSKAEEWGVQYVETSAKTRANVDKVFFDLMREVRAKKMSENKDKNGKKSSKNKKSFKERCCLL